One window from the genome of Synechococcus sp. PROS-7-1 encodes:
- a CDS encoding Coenzyme F420 hydrogenase/dehydrogenase, beta subunit C-terminal domain, with protein sequence MTSSPASPLPHDQARPIPRDRIRPAKDLCSDCGLCDSRWVAYVRQACAFLHQDFDGMERKAHGRTRNLDQDDELYFGVQQRMLTARLQTPIDGAQWTGIVSRLGVRALETGLVDAVLCVQQSPDDRFTPMPVLARTPEQVLAARVNKPTLSNNLSVLEQLPGSGIKRLLAIGVGCQIQALRAVQDTLPLDALYVLGLPCVDNVSREGLQTFLESASASPDTVVHYEFMQDFRIHFRHSDGHAETVPFFGLDTPTLKDVFAPSCLSCFDYVNAGADLVVGYMGAEFGRQWLVVRNSRGEELLKLVEAELDQAPVSSRGDRRQAVQQGIDAYDKALRLPMWLAEVVGWIVQRVGPKGLEYGRFSIDSHFTRNALWLRRHHPEMVERHLPAFARRIVERYRLPAR encoded by the coding sequence GTGACGTCTTCCCCCGCTTCACCGCTTCCCCACGATCAGGCGCGGCCGATTCCCCGCGATCGGATCCGTCCTGCCAAGGACCTCTGCAGTGATTGCGGCCTCTGTGATTCGCGCTGGGTTGCTTATGTCCGCCAGGCCTGTGCCTTCCTTCATCAAGACTTCGATGGGATGGAACGCAAGGCCCACGGCCGTACCCGCAATCTCGATCAAGACGATGAGCTGTATTTCGGTGTGCAGCAGCGGATGCTCACTGCGCGTTTGCAGACACCGATCGATGGAGCCCAGTGGACCGGGATTGTCAGTCGTCTGGGAGTCCGCGCGTTGGAGACGGGTCTTGTTGATGCCGTGCTCTGCGTTCAGCAGAGCCCTGACGATCGCTTCACGCCGATGCCTGTTCTGGCACGCACTCCGGAGCAGGTTCTTGCGGCAAGGGTCAATAAGCCCACCCTGTCGAACAACCTCTCGGTTCTCGAGCAATTGCCAGGCAGTGGGATCAAACGACTGCTGGCGATTGGTGTGGGCTGCCAGATTCAGGCGCTGCGTGCCGTGCAGGACACCCTCCCGCTCGATGCGCTTTACGTGCTGGGTCTCCCCTGTGTGGACAATGTCTCCCGCGAGGGGCTTCAGACCTTTCTGGAGAGCGCTAGCGCCTCACCGGACACGGTGGTGCACTACGAATTCATGCAGGATTTCAGGATTCATTTCAGGCACAGCGATGGTCACGCGGAAACCGTCCCCTTCTTCGGTCTCGATACGCCGACTCTCAAGGATGTTTTCGCGCCAAGCTGTCTGAGTTGCTTCGACTACGTCAACGCCGGTGCCGACCTGGTTGTTGGCTACATGGGTGCTGAATTCGGACGCCAGTGGTTGGTTGTGCGTAATTCACGAGGGGAGGAATTGCTCAAGTTGGTGGAAGCGGAACTCGATCAGGCGCCGGTGTCGAGCCGAGGAGATCGTCGCCAGGCTGTTCAGCAGGGCATCGACGCCTATGACAAAGCCCTGCGACTGCCCATGTGGCTGGCGGAGGTTGTGGGCTGGATCGTGCAGCGGGTCGGGCCGAAAGGACTGGAATACGGCCGCTTCTCCATTGATTCCCACTTCACCAGAAATGCGCTCTGGCTCCGGCGGCATCATCCTGAGATGGTGGAGCGCCATCTGCCCGCCTTTGCGCGACGCATCGTTGAGCGCTATCGCTTGCCCGCCCGCTGA
- a CDS encoding LCP family protein — translation MEGSAPAGDAAQGRVKRWLGTKPSRTVLRIAAAVIGAGLIGGGLALIWPKPDPIAAAPPSPDDPASLAPLPERSVMVLLVGLDSDAINDPSNRAAPKGPANADSLMLIRVEAGEALQVLQVPTELAVQLPGREGLQPLARAYREGGVALTADVIAEVVGLPAGEPDRYLVMPRQALRVLVDSLGEVEVSLNQSYNRQDKAQNYTVNLQAGRQTLNGRQAEQLARHRPNPNDDGARRARQQRLVRGIHDQLRQPNAVALLPDVIGEVSAQVSTDLTPSEMLSLAAAALSSTEPPVISQLTLAPRAGQQQLRELKPDQALPLWPPEPNASAGN, via the coding sequence ATGGAGGGTTCGGCACCGGCAGGAGACGCAGCACAGGGACGTGTGAAGCGATGGCTGGGGACGAAACCAAGCCGCACTGTGCTGAGAATCGCCGCTGCAGTGATCGGTGCAGGACTGATTGGCGGAGGGCTCGCGCTGATCTGGCCAAAACCTGATCCGATTGCCGCAGCTCCACCCTCCCCTGATGACCCTGCCAGCCTGGCACCCCTCCCGGAGCGGTCGGTCATGGTGCTGCTGGTTGGCCTTGATTCGGATGCGATCAACGATCCTTCAAACCGTGCAGCTCCCAAAGGTCCAGCCAACGCCGACAGCCTGATGCTGATCAGGGTTGAGGCTGGAGAAGCGCTGCAAGTGCTTCAGGTACCAACGGAGCTGGCCGTGCAACTGCCCGGTCGCGAAGGGTTGCAGCCCCTCGCCAGGGCCTATCGAGAAGGGGGGGTGGCGCTCACCGCCGATGTCATCGCTGAAGTCGTGGGACTCCCTGCCGGCGAACCCGATCGTTACCTGGTGATGCCCCGTCAGGCTCTGCGAGTACTTGTGGACAGTCTCGGAGAAGTGGAGGTGAGCCTCAACCAGTCGTACAACCGCCAAGACAAAGCGCAGAACTACACCGTCAACCTGCAGGCCGGCCGCCAGACGCTCAATGGCCGTCAAGCTGAACAATTGGCCAGACACCGCCCCAATCCCAATGACGATGGTGCTCGCAGAGCCCGCCAACAGCGTCTGGTGCGCGGTATTCACGACCAGCTCAGGCAACCCAATGCCGTCGCCTTGCTTCCGGATGTGATTGGCGAGGTTTCAGCGCAGGTCTCAACCGACCTCACCCCCTCCGAAATGCTCAGCCTTGCGGCAGCAGCCCTGAGCAGCACCGAGCCCCCTGTGATCAGCCAGCTGACGCTGGCACCACGAGCCGGCCAGCAGCAACTTCGCGAGCTCAAGCCCGATCAGGCCCTTCCTCTCTGGCCACCTGAGCCCAACGCGAGCGCAGGCAACTGA
- a CDS encoding ribose-phosphate pyrophosphokinase, whose protein sequence is MTGFLTAARAEQEKIQHDTRRLRLFSGTSNPALAREIAAYLGVPDGPRVCKRFADGELYVQIQESIRGCDVFLIQPTCAPVNDHLMELLIMVDACRRASARQITAVVPYYGYARADRKTAGRESITAKLTANLLVKSGVDRVLAMDLHSAQIQGYFDIPCDHIYGSPVLVDYLSAQELGEVVVVSPDVGGVARARAFAKQMNDAPLAIIDKRRTGHNMAESLTVIGDVHQRTAILIDDMIDTGGTICAGARLLRQQGASRVIACATHAVFSPPASERLSTDGLFEQVVVTNSIPIPSDRMFPQLQVLSVANMLGEAIWRIHEESSVSSMFR, encoded by the coding sequence GTGACCGGATTCCTGACTGCAGCCCGCGCCGAACAGGAGAAGATCCAGCACGACACGCGGCGACTCCGCCTGTTCAGCGGCACGTCGAATCCTGCTCTGGCACGGGAAATCGCAGCGTATTTGGGCGTGCCCGATGGCCCGAGGGTCTGCAAACGCTTTGCCGACGGTGAGCTCTATGTGCAGATCCAGGAATCCATCCGAGGCTGCGATGTTTTCCTGATCCAGCCCACCTGTGCTCCGGTGAATGATCACTTGATGGAGCTGCTGATCATGGTCGACGCCTGTCGTCGTGCTTCAGCAAGGCAGATCACTGCAGTCGTCCCCTATTACGGTTACGCACGGGCGGATCGGAAGACCGCAGGCCGGGAATCCATCACGGCCAAGCTCACAGCCAATCTCCTGGTCAAGTCAGGGGTGGACAGGGTGCTGGCCATGGATCTTCATTCCGCGCAGATCCAGGGTTACTTCGACATTCCCTGCGATCACATTTACGGCTCCCCAGTGCTTGTGGATTACCTCTCCGCCCAGGAGCTCGGCGAGGTTGTGGTTGTTTCACCGGATGTGGGTGGTGTGGCACGGGCGAGAGCCTTTGCCAAGCAAATGAACGATGCTCCGCTGGCCATCATCGATAAACGCCGCACAGGTCACAACATGGCCGAGAGCCTCACCGTGATCGGGGATGTGCACCAACGCACGGCGATCCTCATCGACGACATGATCGACACCGGGGGCACCATTTGCGCCGGTGCCCGGCTGTTGCGTCAACAGGGGGCAAGCCGGGTGATCGCCTGTGCGACCCATGCCGTGTTCTCGCCGCCGGCATCCGAGCGCTTATCAACGGACGGACTGTTTGAGCAAGTTGTGGTGACCAACAGCATTCCGATCCCATCGGATCGCATGTTCCCCCAACTCCAGGTGCTGTCGGTCGCCAACATGCTCGGTGAAGCGATCTGGCGCATTCATGAGGAGAGTTCCGTCAGCTCGATGTTCCGCTGA
- a CDS encoding glycoside hydrolase family 10 protein yields the protein MTTTGAQAGLPSVQPKRTLGVWLTNSPSPLYYDRTTLLKAMDELQQAGFTALYPNVWSRGTTFHRSRFAPVEPALRKAGLNLDPICTISKEGRKRGMKVIPWFEYGLMEPASAAVVAQHPEWVLTRRNGNPVMRMHGKEMVWLNPAHPEVRERFIGLVVEVMKRCKMDGLQLDDHFAWPVELGYDPYTSALYQQDTGLQPPKDHTNRYWMTWRRRQLTGLLRELRQRLDEESLPQKISLSPGPFRFAYNHWLQDWELWAVGELIDDLVVQNYAYSLKGFAKDLNQPALRKARQWGLPVQIGILAGFGKRTTPIPVLAEKKRLSNQQGYGVIYFYWEGLWGQYSGQEGPAFRFDAFQSLGAQD from the coding sequence ATGACCACGACGGGCGCTCAGGCCGGACTCCCCTCCGTTCAACCGAAACGCACCCTGGGTGTCTGGCTCACCAACAGCCCAAGCCCTCTGTACTACGACCGAACAACGCTGTTAAAGGCGATGGACGAATTGCAGCAGGCAGGGTTCACAGCGTTGTATCCGAATGTATGGAGCCGAGGCACCACCTTTCATCGCAGTCGGTTCGCACCGGTGGAGCCAGCCCTGCGCAAGGCAGGACTCAATCTTGACCCGATCTGCACCATCAGCAAGGAGGGCCGCAAACGCGGCATGAAGGTGATTCCGTGGTTTGAATATGGCCTGATGGAGCCTGCGAGTGCCGCGGTGGTGGCGCAGCATCCGGAATGGGTGTTGACACGCCGGAATGGCAATCCCGTGATGAGGATGCACGGGAAAGAGATGGTTTGGCTCAACCCAGCCCACCCTGAAGTGCGCGAGCGGTTCATCGGTCTTGTGGTGGAAGTGATGAAGCGCTGCAAGATGGATGGACTGCAGCTCGATGATCATTTCGCCTGGCCTGTGGAACTGGGCTATGACCCCTACACATCGGCGCTTTACCAGCAAGACACCGGGCTTCAACCACCCAAAGACCACACCAATCGCTACTGGATGACCTGGCGACGGCGTCAGTTGACTGGACTGCTTCGCGAGCTACGCCAGCGCTTGGATGAGGAATCGCTTCCACAGAAAATCAGCCTCTCACCAGGCCCTTTTCGATTTGCCTATAACCATTGGCTGCAGGACTGGGAGCTCTGGGCGGTTGGCGAGTTGATCGATGATCTGGTCGTTCAGAATTACGCTTACTCCCTAAAAGGTTTCGCCAAAGATCTCAATCAGCCAGCGCTGCGCAAAGCTCGCCAATGGGGATTACCGGTGCAGATTGGCATCCTCGCGGGGTTTGGAAAACGCACCACACCGATTCCTGTGCTGGCTGAAAAAAAACGGCTCAGCAACCAACAAGGCTACGGAGTCATTTACTTCTACTGGGAAGGTCTCTGGGGTCAATACAGCGGACAAGAGGGGCCTGCCTTCCGCTTTGATGCTTTTCAAAGCCTCGGTGCTCAGGATTGA
- the pepN gene encoding aminopeptidase N encodes MVSSPSPQPTVRLEDYRPFPFRIPKTELNVVIQEHDVQVTADLHLEPVLQFPEPLRLQGVDLDLLSVALDGHALDADSYSLSGNTLQIHATPNQPFTVTTVCKLDPAANGSLEGLYASGGMLTTQCEAEGFRRITFHPDRPDVLSRFRVRIEADRECYPVLLSNGNAVEAGPIPQSPGRHAVVWEDPFPKPSYLFALVAGDLKEIRDHFTTSSGRRVTLRLHVEAGDEPYTAHAMQSLKRSMAWDEQVYGLEYDLDEFNTVAVRHFNMGAMENKSLNIFNSKLVLADAETATDGELERIESVVAHEYFHNWSGNRITCRDWFQLSLKEGLTVFRDQCFTADLHSSALKRIEDAAMLRNTQFREDAGPTAHPVKPDAYQAIDNFYTTTIYEKGAELIRMLRTLLGDERFMRGMRLYFQRHDGDAATTEDFLAAIVEGATEDGTPLNFQPEQFKRWYHQAGTPHVSVDRQWDATAGRLTLTFRQSTAPTPGQPDKLPVVIPVLWSVLNTDGRAGDERLLVLDQDQQTVVLEGLACTPQPPVLSLFRQFSAPVTWTAQQGDDDLFALFAQDTDAFARWDAGQQIWKRLLLARASGGDDSPLEERMLDALSQLLSPAGEKDPAVLATLLAFPGLAELEALQDEADPPALFQAACALRELFGSRLADALRQRLASSAESLQAPWPAGQGERQLTALIWSWLAAAGDEGVRNAALAAVSGPSMTLARAALRALQPIDCPQRLQALQVFHDRWQDRPVIFDTWFALEASTPRPDALARVEALLQHPRFDPMAPNSVRAVLGGLVGNPSVFHALDGSGYRFMAHQIIAVDARNPITASRLAKVFSRWHTYGQERKAAVQHALAVLAEADLSTNTREVVTLMQA; translated from the coding sequence ATGGTCAGCAGCCCCTCCCCTCAGCCCACCGTTCGTCTTGAGGATTACCGGCCGTTTCCCTTCAGGATTCCGAAGACAGAGCTGAACGTCGTGATTCAGGAGCACGACGTTCAGGTAACGGCTGATCTCCATCTTGAGCCGGTCCTGCAATTCCCTGAACCCCTGCGTCTTCAGGGGGTTGATCTTGACTTGCTCTCCGTGGCTCTTGATGGCCATGCCCTCGATGCTGACTCCTACAGCCTGAGCGGCAACACACTCCAGATTCACGCAACTCCGAATCAACCCTTCACCGTGACGACGGTGTGCAAGCTCGATCCGGCAGCCAACGGTTCGCTTGAAGGGCTTTACGCCAGTGGGGGCATGCTCACCACGCAATGCGAAGCCGAGGGATTCCGGCGCATCACCTTTCATCCTGACCGTCCGGATGTGCTCAGTCGCTTCCGAGTGCGCATTGAGGCGGACCGTGAGTGTTATCCAGTCCTTCTCTCCAACGGCAACGCTGTTGAAGCCGGGCCCATTCCTCAGTCACCCGGCCGTCACGCTGTGGTTTGGGAAGACCCGTTCCCGAAGCCGTCCTATCTCTTTGCCCTGGTGGCGGGGGACTTGAAGGAAATCAGAGATCACTTCACCACTTCATCCGGCCGTCGCGTGACGTTGCGGCTGCATGTGGAAGCGGGGGATGAGCCCTACACCGCCCATGCCATGCAGTCCCTCAAGCGATCCATGGCCTGGGATGAACAGGTTTACGGTCTCGAGTACGACCTTGACGAGTTCAATACGGTTGCGGTGCGCCACTTCAACATGGGCGCCATGGAGAACAAGAGTCTGAATATTTTCAATTCGAAGTTGGTTCTTGCTGATGCAGAAACAGCCACTGATGGAGAACTGGAACGCATCGAGAGCGTGGTCGCTCACGAATATTTCCACAATTGGTCTGGAAATCGGATCACTTGTCGCGACTGGTTTCAACTGTCGCTCAAGGAAGGTCTCACAGTGTTCCGCGACCAGTGCTTCACCGCCGATCTGCATTCCTCAGCGCTTAAACGCATCGAGGATGCCGCGATGCTGCGCAACACCCAGTTTCGTGAGGATGCTGGACCCACAGCCCACCCAGTGAAGCCTGATGCCTACCAGGCCATCGATAACTTCTACACAACGACAATCTATGAGAAAGGTGCCGAGCTGATTCGCATGCTGCGCACCCTTCTGGGGGATGAGCGCTTCATGCGGGGGATGCGTCTGTATTTCCAACGCCATGACGGAGACGCCGCCACAACCGAGGATTTTTTAGCGGCGATTGTTGAAGGCGCGACTGAGGATGGCACTCCTCTCAACTTTCAGCCTGAGCAGTTCAAGCGTTGGTATCACCAGGCCGGCACTCCCCATGTGTCGGTGGATCGGCAATGGGACGCAACGGCAGGACGTTTGACGCTGACGTTTCGCCAGTCCACGGCACCCACACCTGGCCAGCCAGACAAACTGCCGGTTGTCATTCCCGTTCTCTGGAGTGTTCTGAACACTGATGGTCGCGCTGGTGATGAGCGCTTGCTTGTTCTTGATCAAGACCAGCAAACTGTCGTTCTCGAGGGTTTGGCCTGCACTCCTCAGCCTCCAGTGCTCTCGCTGTTCCGGCAGTTTTCAGCTCCGGTGACCTGGACGGCTCAGCAGGGCGACGATGACCTCTTTGCCCTGTTCGCGCAAGACACCGATGCGTTTGCCCGCTGGGATGCCGGGCAGCAGATCTGGAAGCGTCTCCTGCTGGCTCGGGCATCGGGTGGTGACGATTCACCTCTCGAGGAGCGGATGCTGGACGCACTCAGCCAGTTGCTGTCCCCTGCCGGGGAAAAGGATCCCGCCGTTCTCGCCACACTGTTGGCCTTTCCCGGATTGGCTGAGTTGGAGGCCCTGCAGGATGAGGCCGATCCACCGGCCCTGTTTCAGGCCGCCTGTGCGCTGCGCGAACTGTTCGGATCACGACTCGCTGATGCGCTGCGGCAGCGACTGGCGTCCAGTGCGGAATCTCTGCAAGCGCCCTGGCCTGCTGGGCAAGGGGAGCGTCAGCTCACGGCCCTGATCTGGAGCTGGCTGGCAGCGGCGGGCGACGAAGGGGTGCGCAATGCTGCGCTGGCAGCTGTGAGCGGTCCATCGATGACCCTCGCCCGTGCAGCCCTGCGAGCCCTTCAACCGATCGACTGTCCCCAGCGTCTGCAAGCGCTCCAGGTGTTTCATGACCGCTGGCAGGACCGCCCAGTGATCTTCGATACCTGGTTTGCGTTGGAAGCATCCACTCCTCGACCGGATGCACTCGCGCGCGTCGAGGCCCTCCTGCAGCACCCTCGATTCGATCCGATGGCTCCTAACTCCGTGCGGGCCGTGCTGGGTGGGCTTGTTGGCAATCCCAGCGTGTTTCATGCGCTGGATGGCAGCGGCTACAGATTCATGGCCCACCAGATCATCGCGGTGGATGCCAGGAATCCGATTACAGCCTCAAGACTGGCCAAGGTCTTCAGCCGTTGGCATACCTACGGACAAGAGCGCAAAGCTGCTGTTCAACATGCTCTAGCTGTGCTGGCGGAGGCTGATCTCTCGACCAACACCCGTGAAGTGGTCACACTGATGCAGGCCTGA
- a CDS encoding cAMP phosphodiesterase, producing MVQHGCVNWSGFLASLRQFRSVMAAPLAMLSLALVTPAVLAQGAAKPQSKPASDSDIFLYRGMGSSYVCNARTAGVEFPKAVGIAAATYVQLLNGRHGGLVASTGSKKLTNEQLFAGAEFQIITGALQFCPDKVPADVKTKVEEAIKKQQAGGQ from the coding sequence ATGGTGCAGCATGGCTGCGTTAATTGGTCAGGATTCTTGGCTTCACTCCGTCAATTCCGTTCCGTGATGGCCGCTCCTCTGGCCATGTTGTCTCTTGCTCTGGTGACTCCTGCCGTTTTGGCCCAGGGCGCAGCCAAGCCCCAGTCGAAGCCTGCCTCCGATAGCGACATCTTCCTCTACCGCGGGATGGGTTCCTCTTATGTCTGCAACGCCAGAACCGCTGGCGTTGAGTTCCCGAAGGCTGTTGGTATCGCTGCAGCGACCTATGTGCAGCTGCTGAACGGCCGCCATGGTGGTCTTGTGGCATCCACCGGCAGTAAGAAGCTCACCAATGAACAGCTGTTTGCAGGCGCGGAGTTCCAAATCATCACTGGGGCACTTCAGTTCTGTCCTGACAAGGTGCCTGCCGATGTGAAGACCAAGGTGGAGGAAGCGATCAAGAAGCAACAGGCCGGCGGTCAGTAA
- a CDS encoding histidine kinase — MDPTPRQQLSLLLVAGRHHLSSGDLRSLIQFLENEDCGFDVTLQVADPLQQPELLELHRLVVTPALVKLQPVPKQVFAGSSIFQQLRGWLPRWQQDEVVSGLGLSLKPTELDGSRTQRELQLEDQLLVLRQENETLIDRLQSQERLLRMVAHELRTPLTAATLALQSQQRGQIDLNRFRDVLKRRLEEIALLSKDLLEVGSTRWEALFNPQRLDLASVAAEAILELEKLWFGRNVTIQTDIPADLPLAYADQRRMRQVLLNLLENALKYTQDGGTIAVSMLHRTSQWIQVSISDSGPGIPEEEQQRIFLDRVRLPQTSGGTSGFGVGLSVCRRIVEVHGGRIWVISEPGKGACFTFTVPVWQGQGQEKMSTVLTEGQLAP, encoded by the coding sequence ATGGATCCCACACCACGACAGCAACTGAGCCTTCTTCTTGTTGCTGGTCGTCACCACCTTTCGAGCGGTGATCTGCGCTCCCTGATCCAGTTTCTGGAGAATGAGGACTGCGGTTTCGACGTCACGCTTCAGGTTGCTGATCCTTTGCAGCAGCCTGAATTGCTGGAGCTTCACCGATTGGTAGTGACACCAGCGCTGGTGAAACTTCAGCCGGTTCCGAAGCAGGTGTTTGCTGGCAGCAGCATTTTTCAGCAGCTGAGGGGATGGCTACCGCGCTGGCAGCAGGACGAAGTCGTCAGTGGGCTCGGGCTCAGCCTCAAGCCGACGGAGCTGGATGGCAGTCGCACACAACGAGAGCTCCAACTGGAAGATCAACTTCTTGTTCTGCGTCAGGAAAATGAAACACTGATCGACCGCCTGCAATCCCAGGAACGATTGCTGCGCATGGTGGCCCATGAACTGCGAACGCCTCTGACCGCAGCCACCCTCGCGTTGCAGAGTCAACAACGGGGGCAAATCGATCTCAATCGCTTCAGGGATGTTCTGAAACGGCGCCTCGAGGAGATCGCTTTGCTGTCGAAAGATCTGCTGGAGGTCGGGAGCACCCGCTGGGAGGCCCTGTTCAACCCTCAGCGACTTGATCTGGCCAGTGTTGCAGCGGAAGCGATCCTGGAGCTGGAGAAGCTTTGGTTCGGCAGAAATGTGACCATCCAAACCGATATTCCTGCCGACCTTCCCCTGGCCTATGCCGATCAACGACGCATGCGCCAGGTGCTTCTGAATCTCCTGGAAAACGCCCTTAAATACACCCAGGACGGCGGAACGATTGCCGTGAGCATGCTGCACCGCACCAGTCAGTGGATCCAGGTCAGCATCAGCGACAGCGGTCCAGGCATTCCAGAAGAGGAGCAGCAACGCATCTTTCTCGACAGGGTCCGCCTTCCGCAGACCTCCGGGGGGACATCTGGGTTCGGTGTTGGGCTATCGGTCTGCAGACGCATTGTGGAGGTGCATGGCGGACGCATCTGGGTGATCTCTGAACCGGGCAAGGGTGCATGCTTCACCTTCACTGTTCCTGTGTGGCAAGGACAGGGTCAGGAGAAGATGTCCACAGTCTTGACGGAGGGTCAGTTGGCCCCGTAA
- a CDS encoding SRPBCC family protein — MERLPQGVRRLAVQLRTSLPVKELWEVLTDYEALSEFIPNLSRSTLLARQGSLVTLSQIGSQQLLGLKFSASVQLELTEHRPEGLLQFRMLKGDFRRFEGCWRLQAVPDATLLLYDLTVQGCLGMPVALIEQRLRTDLTENLLAVEKEAIRRRSR, encoded by the coding sequence ATGGAGCGCCTCCCCCAGGGCGTGCGTCGTTTGGCCGTGCAGCTGCGGACTTCACTGCCTGTGAAGGAGCTCTGGGAGGTTTTGACCGACTACGAAGCGCTGAGCGAGTTCATCCCAAACCTGTCGCGCAGCACCCTTCTGGCCCGGCAAGGCAGTTTGGTGACGCTCTCCCAGATCGGCAGCCAGCAGCTTCTGGGGCTGAAGTTTTCCGCTTCAGTTCAGCTTGAGTTGACGGAACATCGGCCGGAAGGGCTGCTTCAGTTCCGCATGCTGAAAGGCGATTTTCGCCGTTTCGAAGGATGTTGGCGACTTCAGGCTGTTCCCGATGCCACCCTTCTTCTTTACGACCTAACGGTTCAGGGATGTCTTGGCATGCCTGTGGCGCTGATCGAACAGCGCCTGAGAACTGACCTCACTGAAAATTTACTTGCAGTAGAAAAAGAAGCGATCCGTCGACGTTCTCGTTAA
- the petH gene encoding ferredoxin--NADP reductase, with translation MRVSSAANNTYNERVFTLVVVGLQSSKQRRSEQTFTVSYDRLQSTVQRINACGGRILSVTAGTASAAAHTTGSAASNVSKASATSTVTETPHKPAHKAVPVNLYKPRAPFMGTVTENYSLLKEGAIGRVQHITFDLSGGDPHLEYVEGQSIGIIPEGEDAKGKPHKLRLYSIASTRHGDNMADHTVSLCVRQLEYKNDAGEEIKGVCSTYLCDIEPGTKVKITGPVGKEMLLPDDEDANVIMLATGTGIAPMRTYLRRMFEPSEREKNGWTFRGKAWLFMGAPKTPNLLYDEDFERYEREYPDSFRYTKAISREQQNSKGGRMYIQDRVLEHADEIFSMIENPKTHVYMCGLRGMEPGIDEAMSAAAAAKGLDWSELRPQLKKADRWHVETY, from the coding sequence ATGCGCGTCAGCTCTGCAGCGAACAACACCTACAACGAACGGGTGTTCACGTTGGTTGTTGTCGGCCTGCAGTCGTCAAAGCAGCGCCGGTCCGAACAAACCTTCACAGTGTCTTACGACCGCCTGCAGTCCACCGTTCAGCGCATTAATGCTTGTGGTGGAAGAATTCTGTCGGTGACAGCCGGCACCGCTTCTGCCGCAGCCCACACCACTGGCTCGGCAGCCTCCAACGTCTCAAAAGCCTCCGCCACCTCCACCGTGACCGAAACCCCACACAAGCCTGCACACAAGGCTGTGCCTGTGAACCTCTACAAGCCCAGGGCACCCTTCATGGGCACCGTCACGGAGAACTACAGCCTGCTGAAAGAAGGGGCGATCGGACGGGTGCAACACATCACCTTTGACCTCAGCGGTGGTGATCCCCATCTCGAGTACGTCGAAGGCCAATCCATCGGCATCATTCCCGAAGGTGAAGACGCGAAGGGGAAACCCCACAAGCTGCGTCTCTACTCGATCGCCAGCACGCGTCACGGCGACAACATGGCTGACCACACGGTGTCCCTCTGTGTTCGCCAGTTGGAATACAAAAATGATGCCGGCGAAGAGATCAAAGGGGTCTGCTCGACCTACCTCTGCGACATCGAGCCAGGAACCAAAGTGAAGATCACCGGTCCGGTGGGCAAGGAGATGCTCCTCCCCGATGACGAGGACGCCAACGTGATCATGTTGGCCACCGGCACTGGTATTGCGCCGATGCGCACCTACCTCCGCCGCATGTTCGAGCCCTCAGAACGGGAAAAGAACGGCTGGACCTTCCGGGGCAAGGCCTGGCTGTTCATGGGTGCACCGAAAACTCCGAACCTTCTCTACGACGAGGACTTTGAGCGTTACGAGCGCGAGTATCCCGACAGTTTCCGCTACACGAAGGCCATCAGCCGCGAGCAGCAGAACAGCAAGGGCGGACGCATGTACATCCAGGACCGCGTCCTCGAACACGCCGATGAAATTTTCTCGATGATCGAGAACCCCAAAACGCACGTTTACATGTGCGGTTTGCGGGGCATGGAACCAGGCATCGATGAGGCGATGAGCGCCGCTGCTGCGGCCAAGGGTCTCGATTGGTCGGAGCTGCGCCCCCAGCTCAAGAAAGCCGATCGTTGGCATGTGGAGACTTATTGA